The Thermoplasmata archaeon genome includes a window with the following:
- the spt4 gene encoding transcription elongation factor subunit Spt4: MVVKIPKACKNCGHVTDEDKCPLCGGDTSKDWQGYVIIVDHPRSEIAKKMGIHVNGKFALRVR, from the coding sequence ATGGTCGTCAAAATCCCGAAGGCATGCAAGAACTGCGGCCACGTGACCGACGAGGACAAGTGCCCGCTGTGCGGCGGCGATACGTCGAAGGACTGGCAGGGCTACGTGATTATCGTCGACCATCCCCGGTCCGAGATCGCGAAGAAGATGGGCATCCATGTCAACGGGAAGTTCGCCCTCCGCGTTCGATGA
- a CDS encoding DNA-directed RNA polymerase, with the protein MYQRVQREDTVRIPPERLGEDIDTVSRELTRTTLEGKIGADKTLTLVASNIERVGEGRIVHGDGAVYQRVRYDALVFAPALQEIVEGTVVEILKFGAFIRFGPLDGLLHISQVMDDRVDVDEEGQRLIGKDTKRDLRIGDKVRTRIVAVSLNERAPRESKIGLTMRQPALGKLDWIEEDRARAEGRARKKRG; encoded by the coding sequence ATGTATCAACGGGTCCAGCGGGAGGACACGGTCCGGATCCCGCCGGAACGCCTCGGCGAGGACATCGACACGGTCTCCCGGGAACTCACGCGGACGACCCTGGAGGGGAAGATCGGCGCCGACAAGACCCTCACCCTCGTCGCGAGCAACATCGAACGCGTCGGCGAGGGCCGCATCGTCCACGGGGACGGCGCGGTGTACCAGCGGGTGCGGTACGACGCACTCGTCTTCGCCCCGGCGCTCCAAGAGATCGTCGAGGGCACGGTCGTCGAGATCCTGAAGTTCGGCGCCTTCATCCGGTTCGGTCCGCTCGATGGGCTCCTGCACATCTCGCAGGTCATGGACGACCGCGTGGACGTCGACGAGGAGGGCCAGCGTCTGATCGGCAAGGACACCAAGCGAGATCTGCGGATCGGCGACAAGGTCCGCACGCGGATCGTCGCCGTCTCCCTGAACGAGCGCGCGCCGCGCGAGTCGAAGATCGGCCTGACGATGCGGCAGCCCGCGCTGGGCAAGCTCGACTGGATCGAGGAAGACCGAGCGCGAGCGGAAGGGCGGGCGCGGAAGAAGAGGGGCTGA
- a CDS encoding sodium-translocating pyrophosphatase gives MAQVDLSWVIPLAVLAGLGFAALLTRDVLRRDTGSDAMREIAEAIQQGARAFLRRQYKTIALIAATLAVLFAVALGLQRGYVAGLETAGAFALGATFSALSGYIGMHIAIRSNIRSAAGSLKSFNDALVTALRGGAVSGVSIVSLSLAGVAILYYGYGALGPLANPTTYTACINTGLFTAAQCTAQAMEDSLVLSIVGFGFGASLVALFAQLGGGIYTKAADVGADLVGKVEAGIPEDDPRNPAVIADLVGDNVGDCAGRGADLFESTAAENIGAMVLGVVLFQYFGVAGVIFPLVARGFGVIASIAGVLVVRAGEEEAPMTALNRGYIVASVLAAILFGVAAWAMLNPTLPTATGGLTWAYYWLCGITGMLTAVIYVWVTQYYTEARYRPVREIASASETGPATNIISGFSVGLEATAIPAVVVSIAILASYWLGESTGIRGGGIYGTAIATMGMLATAAYILAMDTFGPIVDNGAGIIEMSGMSESARRNMDKLDAAGNTTKALTKGYAVGSAALAAFLLFNAFLTEARVSAVDLAHPETFIGAFLGGALVFLFSAYAIRAVGRAAWAIIKDVRDQFHEDSGIMSGTSKPDYARSVDIATRSALREMVIPGLLAVGTPIAVGFFFRFVRITPGLLAGEPLGGTLMVGTIAGVLMALALNTGGGAWDNAKKFIEAGNLGGKGSATHKAAVVGDTVGDPFKDTAGPSLHILVKLLSTITLVIAPLLI, from the coding sequence CCCAGGTGGACCTCAGTTGGGTGATCCCCCTCGCGGTCCTTGCGGGCCTCGGCTTCGCAGCGTTGCTCACGCGGGATGTCCTGCGGCGAGACACGGGATCCGATGCGATGCGAGAAATCGCCGAGGCGATTCAGCAGGGTGCCCGGGCGTTCCTCCGCCGGCAATACAAGACGATCGCACTCATCGCTGCGACCCTCGCCGTCCTCTTTGCGGTAGCCCTCGGACTCCAGCGCGGATACGTCGCGGGCCTCGAGACGGCGGGGGCCTTCGCCCTCGGCGCGACGTTCTCCGCCCTCTCCGGCTACATCGGGATGCACATCGCGATCCGATCGAACATCCGGTCGGCCGCCGGGTCGCTGAAGTCCTTCAATGACGCCCTCGTTACCGCACTCCGCGGCGGCGCGGTCTCTGGCGTTTCGATTGTGAGCCTCTCACTCGCCGGCGTTGCGATTTTGTACTACGGCTATGGCGCCCTTGGTCCCCTGGCCAATCCGACGACGTACACCGCTTGCATCAACACGGGCCTGTTCACCGCCGCTCAGTGCACCGCGCAGGCGATGGAAGACAGCCTCGTCCTCTCGATCGTGGGCTTCGGCTTCGGGGCGAGCCTCGTCGCATTGTTTGCCCAGCTCGGAGGCGGCATCTATACGAAGGCCGCGGACGTCGGCGCGGACCTTGTCGGGAAGGTCGAGGCCGGCATTCCGGAAGACGATCCCCGAAATCCGGCGGTCATCGCGGATCTCGTGGGCGACAACGTGGGAGATTGCGCCGGCCGCGGCGCGGACCTGTTCGAGTCCACCGCGGCCGAGAACATCGGAGCGATGGTCCTGGGCGTCGTCCTATTCCAGTATTTCGGCGTGGCGGGAGTGATCTTCCCGCTTGTCGCTCGTGGGTTCGGCGTGATCGCGAGCATCGCCGGCGTGCTTGTCGTCCGAGCAGGGGAGGAAGAAGCGCCGATGACCGCATTGAACCGAGGATACATCGTCGCCTCAGTCCTGGCGGCAATTCTCTTCGGCGTGGCGGCGTGGGCGATGTTGAATCCCACCCTTCCGACGGCGACCGGCGGCTTGACGTGGGCCTACTACTGGCTATGCGGCATCACGGGCATGCTCACGGCGGTCATCTACGTTTGGGTCACGCAATACTATACGGAAGCCCGCTACCGGCCGGTGAGAGAGATCGCCTCGGCGTCGGAGACAGGTCCTGCGACGAACATCATCTCGGGCTTTTCCGTCGGCCTCGAAGCGACGGCGATTCCCGCCGTGGTGGTGTCGATCGCGATTCTGGCCTCGTACTGGCTGGGCGAATCGACGGGCATCCGGGGGGGCGGGATCTATGGAACCGCGATCGCGACGATGGGCATGCTCGCGACGGCCGCGTATATCCTGGCGATGGATACGTTCGGGCCCATCGTCGATAACGGGGCGGGAATCATCGAGATGTCTGGAATGTCGGAGAGCGCCCGCAGGAACATGGACAAGCTCGATGCGGCGGGCAACACGACGAAAGCGCTTACGAAAGGCTACGCGGTCGGAAGCGCGGCCCTGGCGGCGTTCCTGTTGTTCAATGCCTTCCTGACGGAGGCAAGGGTGAGTGCGGTCGACCTCGCCCATCCGGAGACCTTCATCGGCGCCTTTCTGGGCGGCGCACTCGTCTTCTTATTCAGTGCGTACGCGATCCGCGCGGTCGGACGGGCCGCGTGGGCGATCATCAAGGACGTGCGCGATCAATTCCATGAGGACTCGGGCATCATGTCCGGCACGTCGAAGCCGGACTACGCGCGGTCCGTCGACATCGCGACCCGGAGCGCCTTGCGGGAGATGGTCATTCCCGGCCTACTCGCGGTCGGCACGCCCATCGCGGTGGGGTTCTTCTTCCGGTTCGTACGCATCACGCCGGGGCTCCTTGCGGGGGAACCGCTTGGCGGCACCCTGATGGTCGGCACAATCGCGGGCGTGCTCATGGCCCTAGCCCTTAACACCGGCGGCGGCGCCTGGGACAATGCGAAGAAGTTCATCGAAGCGGGGAATCTCGGCGGGAAAGGGAGCGCGACGCACAAGGCTGCCGTCGTCGGAGACACCGTTGGCGATCCGTTTAAGGACACCGCGGGCCCGTCGTTGCACATCCTCGTCAAGCTCCTCTCGACGATCACGTTGGTCATCGCGCCTCTCCTGATCTAG